A stretch of DNA from Catenulispora acidiphila DSM 44928:
CCGGTCACCGCCGAGGTCACCCCGCACCACCTGATCCTCACCGAGGACCTGGTGAAGAGCTACGACCCGATCTACAAGGTGAACCCGCCGCTGCGCACCGCCGCCGACGTCGAGGCGCTGCGCGCCGGGCTCGCCGACGGCACCATCGACGCCGTCGCCACCGACCACGCCCCGCACCCGCAGGAGGACAAGGACTGCGAGTGGGCCGCGGCGGCCATGGGCATGCTCGGCCTGGAGACCGCGCTGTCCGTGGTGCAGCAGACCATGGTCGACAGCGGCCTGATGAGCTGGGCCGGCGTCGCCGACCGGATGTCGGTGCGCCCGGCGGCCATCGGCCAGGTCGAGGACCGGCACGGCCGCCCGCTGGCGATCGGCGAGCCGGCGAACCTGGTCCTGGTGGACCCGGCGGCGAAACGCACCGTGGACCGGACCGGGCTGGCCTCGCTGTCGCAGAACACCCCGTATCAGGGGATGGAGCTGCCCGGCGCGGTCGTCGCGACGTTCCTGCGCGGGACCGCGACCGTTCTGGACGGGAAGCTCGCATGAATACCCTGATTTTCGCCGCCGACGAGCACTCCGCGCCGGTCACGCACATCGGCCAGCGGATCGTGTGGACGATCGTCACGCTGGCCGCCATGGGCGGCATCTACCTGCTCATGTGGCGCGGCTGGAAGAAGCGCCAGTCCCGGCAGACCGACGTGCAGCCGCTCAACGACATCCCGGAAGGCGCGTTCTCCGGGGAGGGCGGCTTCGAAGTGGTCTACGTCTCCACCACCTCCGAGGGCGACTGGCTGGACCGCATCGCCGTCCAGGGCCTCGGCGAGCGCAGCAACGCGCGGGTCCACGTCGCCGAAGCCGGAATCCTGATCGACCGCGAGCCTGCCGCCGTCTTCATCCCCGCCGACGCGGTGCGCGGAGTGCGTCTGGCCTCCGGGATGGCCGGCAAGTATCTGCGCGGTGAAGGCCTGGTGGTGATCACCTGGCAGCACGGTGACCGCACCCTGGACACCGGCGTCGACCCCCGCCACGGGACTGATGGACTGATGCGGGCCCTGGAGGCCCACTTCGCAGTCAGCGCTACAGAAAGGCCGTCCGCATGAACAATCGACCCCCGGCGATCCTCGTCCTGGAGGACGGACGGACCTTCCGCGGCGAGGCCTACGGCGCGCTCGGCGAGACCTACGGCGAGGCCGTCTTCACCACCGGCATGACCGGCTATCAGGAGACGCTGACCGACCCCTCCTACCACCGGCAGGTCGTCGTCATGACGGCGCCGCACATCGGCAACACCGGCATGAACGACGAGGACCCCGAGTCCCGGCAGATCTGGGTCGCCGGCTACGTGGTCCGCGACCCCAGCCGCGTGGCCTCCAACTGGCGCTCGCAGCGCACGCTGGACGACGAGCTGGCCGCGCAGGGCGTCGTCGGCATCTCCGGCGTCGACACCCGCGCGATCACCCGCCACCTGCGCGAGCGCGGCGCGATGCGCTGCGGCGTGTTCTCCGGCGACGCCGCGCGGCAGGACACCGAGACCCTGGTCGGCAAGGTCGCGGCGAGCCCGGCGATGGCCGGCGCGGACCTGGTCGGCGACGTCAGCACCAAGCAGGGCTACGTGGTCGAGCCGGTCGGCGAGCACAGGTTCACCGTCGCGGCCTACGACCTCGGCATCAAGTCCATGACACCGCACCGGATGGCCGAGCGCGGCGCCCGGGTGCACGTGCTGTCCGCCTCGGCGACCCTGGAGGACGTCCTGGCGCTGGAGCCGGACGGCTTCTTCATGAGCAACGGTCCCGGCGACCCGGAGACCACCGAGGAGACGATGGTCCCGATCGTGCAGGCGGTCCTGGACCGGCGGATCCCGGTCTTCGGGATCTGCTTCGGCAACCAGATCCTCGGCCGGGCCTTCGGCTTCGGCACCTACAAGCTCAAGTACGGCCACCGCGGCATCAACCAGCCGGTGCAGGACCGCGCGACCGGCAAGGTCGAGGTCACCGCGCACAACCACGGGTTCGCCGTGGCCGCGCCGCTGGACAAGATCACGGACACCAAGTACGGCCGGGTCGAGGTCAGCCACGTCTGCCTGAACGACGACGTGGTCGAGGGTCTGCGGGCGCTGGACGTCCCGGCCTTCAGCGTGCAGTACCACCCGGAGGCGGCGGCCGGCCCGCACGACGCGGCCTACCTGTTCGACCGATTCGTCGGGCTCATGCGCGAACATCAGCACAGCACCGATCTCATGGCCGAGAGCAAGAACACCCAGAAGAGCGAGGCCTGAGATGCCCAAGCGTGAAGACCTCAAGTCCGTCCTGGTCGTCGGCTCCGGCCCGATCGTCATCGGCCAGGCCGCCGAGTTCGACTACTCCGGGACCCAGGCCTGCCGCGTGCTGCGCAGCGAGGGCCTGCGGGTCATCCTGGTGAACTCCAACCCGGCGACGATCATGACCGACCCGGAGGTCGCCGACGCCACCTACGTCGAGCCGATCACCCCGGAGTTCGTCGAGAAGATCATCGCCAAGGAGCGCCCCGACGCGCTGCTGCCGACATTGGGCGGCCAGACCGCGCTGAACACCGCGGTCGCGCTCGCCGAGAACGGCGTCCTGGAGAAGTACAACGTCGAGCTGATCGGCGCCAACATCGCGGCGATCCAGTCTGGCGAGGACCGCGAGAAGTTCAAGCGGATCGTGGAGACTATCGGCGCCGAATCCGCGCGCTCGGTCATCTGCCACTCCATGGAGGACTGCCTGGCCGGCGTCGAGGAACTCGGCGGCTACCCGGTCGTGGTCCGGCCCTCCTTCACGATGGGCGGCGCCGGCTCCGGCTTCGCGCACAACGAGGAGGAGCTGCGCCGGATCGCCGGCACGGGCCTGGCGCTCTCGCCGACCACCGAGGTGCTCCTGGAGGAGTCCATCCTCGGCTGGAAGGAGTACGAGCTGGAGCTGATGCGCGACAAGAACGACAACGTCGTCGTGGTCTGCTCCATCGAGAACTTCGACCCGATGGGCGTGCACACCGGCGACTCGATCACCGTCGCGCCGTCGATGACCCTGACCGACCGGGAGTACCAGGAGCTGCGGGACATCGGCATCGCGGTGATCCGCGCGGTCGGCGTCGACACCGGCGGCTGCAACATCCAGTTCGCGGTGAACCCGGCCGACGGCCGCATCATCGTGATCGAGATGAACCCGCGGGTCTCGCGCTCCTCGGCGCTGGCGTCCAAGGCGACCGGCTTCCCGATCGCCAAGATCGCCGCGCGCCTGGCCGTCGGCTACACCCTGGACGAGATCCCCAACGACATCACGCAGCAGACCCCGGCCTCCTTCGAGCCGGCGCTGGACTACGTGGTCGTGAAGGTGCCGCGGTTCGCCTTCGAGAAGTTCCCGGCCGCCGACAGCACCCTGACGACCACCATGAAGTCGGTCGGCGAGGCCATGGCGATCGGCCGCTCCTTCCCCGAGGCGCTGCAGAAGGCGCTGCGCTCGCTGGAGAAGAAGGGCTCGGAGTTCACCTGGGTCGGTCCGGTCCGCGACAAGGCGACCGTGCTGACCGAGGCCGCGCGCCCCACCGACGGCCGGGTCAACCTGCTCGTCGAGGCCTACCGGGCCGGCGCGTCGATCTCCGAGCTGCACGAGGCGACCAAGATCGACCCCTGGTTCCTGGACCAGGTGCTGCTGATCCACGAGACCGCCTGCGAGCTGCGCGACGCCGAGCGGCTCTCCCCGGAGCTGCTGCACCGCGTGAAGCGGACCGGCTTCTCCGACAAGCAGATCGCCGACATCCGGAACCTGGGCGAGTCGGTGGTCCGGGAGCTGCGGCACTCCCTGGGCGTGCGGCCGGTCTACAAGACGGTCGACACCTGCGCAGCGGAGTTCGCCGCGCGCACGCCCTACCACTACTCGTCCTACGACGAGGAGACCGAGGTCGAGCCGCGCGCCAAGCCCGCGGTGATCATCCTGGGCTCCGGGCCCAACCGGATCGGGCAGGGCATCGAGTTCGACTACTCCTGCGTGCACGCCTCCTTCGCGCTGCGGGACGCCGGCTACGAGACCATCATGGTCAACTGCAACCCCGAGACCGTCTCCACCGACTACGACACCTCCGACCGGCTGTACTTCGAGCCGCTGACGCTGGAGGACGTGCTGGAGATCGTGGACGCCGAGCGCGCCGCGGGCCCGCTGGCCGGCGTCATCGTGCAGCTCGGCGGGCAGACCCCGCTGGGTCTGGCGCAGGCGCTGAAGGACGCCGGCGTGCCGGTGGTCGGCACTTCGCCGGAGGCCATCCACCTGGCCGAGGACCGGGGCGCCTTCGGGCGCGTGCTGGCCGAGGCCGGGCTGCCGGCACCCAAGCACGGCACCGCGTTCTCCTTCGCCGAGGCCAAGGCGATCGCCGACGAGATCGGCTACCCGGTGCTGGTCCGGCCCTCCTACGTGCTGGGCGGGCGGGGCATGGAGATCGTCTACGACGAGACCATGCTCCACGGCTACATCGAGCGCGCCACCCAGATCTCCCCGGAGCACCCGGTGCTGGTCGACCGGTTCCTGGACGACGCGATCGAGATCGACGTGGACGCCCTGTTCGACGGCGAGGAGCTCTACCTCGGCGGCGTGATGGAGCACATCGAGGAGGCCGGCATCCACTCCGGGGACTCGGCGTGCGCGCTCCCCCCGATCACCCTCGGCGGGCACGACATCAAGCGGCTGCGCGCCTCCACCGAGGCGATCGCCCGCGGCGTCGGGGTGCGGGGTCTGATCAACATCCAGTACGCGCTGGCCGGCGACATCCTGTACGTCCTGGAGGCCAACCCGCGCGCCTCGCGCACGGTGCCGTTCGTGGCCAAGGCCACCGCGGTCCCGCTGGCCAAGGCCGCGGCGCGCATCGGGCTGGGCGCCACCGTCGCCGAGCTGCGCGCCGAAGGACTGCTGCCCAGGGAGGGCGACGGCGGCACGCTGCCCCCGGACTCGCCGATCTCGGTGAAGGAAGCGGTCATGCCGTGGTCCCGGTTCCGGACCCCGGACGGCCAGGGCGTGGACGTCATCCTCGGCCCGGAGATGCGCTCGACCGGTGAGGTCATGGGCATCGACGCGGACTTCGGCAAGGCCTTCGCCAAGTCCCAGGCCGGCGCCTACGGCTCGCTGCCGCTGAAGGGCAAGGCGTTCGTCTCGGTGGCCAACCGGGACAAGCGCTCGATGGTCTTCCCGGTCAAGGCGCTGCACGACCTGGGCTTCGAGATCCTCGCCACCGACGGCACCGCCGACGTGCTGCGCCGCAACGGCATCCCGGCCACCACGGTGCGCAAGCACTCCCAGGGCACCGGTCCGAACGGCGAGCCGACGATCGTGCAGATGATCATCGACGGCGGCATCGACCTGATCGTGAACACGCCCTTCGGGGTGGGCTCGCGGCTGGACGGCTACGAGATCCGGACCGCGGCGGTGCAGGCCGGCAAGCCGTGCATCACCACGGTCCAGGGCTTCGCGGCCGCCGTGCACGGGATCGAGGCGCTCCAGCGCGGCGAGATCGGGATCGGCTCGCTGCAGGAGTACGCGGACAAGATCAACGCCTCCCGCGCCGCGAGCTGAGCCCGCGGCGGTCCCCAGGCCCGTGATCGTGTCCGACCGAGAAAGATGAGGTGCCTGCCATGCGGATCTATCCGAAACTGTTCAACCTGGTGTTCCGCCGGATGGACGCCGAGCAGGCCCACCGCCTCGGGTTCGGCGCGATCCGGGCCGTCGGCGCGCTGCCGGCCGGCACCGGGCTGGCGCTGCTGGAGCGGCTGTACCCGGTGCACGACACGGTCCTGA
This window harbors:
- a CDS encoding PH-like domain-containing protein, giving the protein MNTLIFAADEHSAPVTHIGQRIVWTIVTLAAMGGIYLLMWRGWKKRQSRQTDVQPLNDIPEGAFSGEGGFEVVYVSTTSEGDWLDRIAVQGLGERSNARVHVAEAGILIDREPAAVFIPADAVRGVRLASGMAGKYLRGEGLVVITWQHGDRTLDTGVDPRHGTDGLMRALEAHFAVSATERPSA
- the carA gene encoding glutamine-hydrolyzing carbamoyl-phosphate synthase small subunit, with the protein product MNNRPPAILVLEDGRTFRGEAYGALGETYGEAVFTTGMTGYQETLTDPSYHRQVVVMTAPHIGNTGMNDEDPESRQIWVAGYVVRDPSRVASNWRSQRTLDDELAAQGVVGISGVDTRAITRHLRERGAMRCGVFSGDAARQDTETLVGKVAASPAMAGADLVGDVSTKQGYVVEPVGEHRFTVAAYDLGIKSMTPHRMAERGARVHVLSASATLEDVLALEPDGFFMSNGPGDPETTEETMVPIVQAVLDRRIPVFGICFGNQILGRAFGFGTYKLKYGHRGINQPVQDRATGKVEVTAHNHGFAVAAPLDKITDTKYGRVEVSHVCLNDDVVEGLRALDVPAFSVQYHPEAAAGPHDAAYLFDRFVGLMREHQHSTDLMAESKNTQKSEA
- the carB gene encoding carbamoyl-phosphate synthase large subunit, whose translation is MPKREDLKSVLVVGSGPIVIGQAAEFDYSGTQACRVLRSEGLRVILVNSNPATIMTDPEVADATYVEPITPEFVEKIIAKERPDALLPTLGGQTALNTAVALAENGVLEKYNVELIGANIAAIQSGEDREKFKRIVETIGAESARSVICHSMEDCLAGVEELGGYPVVVRPSFTMGGAGSGFAHNEEELRRIAGTGLALSPTTEVLLEESILGWKEYELELMRDKNDNVVVVCSIENFDPMGVHTGDSITVAPSMTLTDREYQELRDIGIAVIRAVGVDTGGCNIQFAVNPADGRIIVIEMNPRVSRSSALASKATGFPIAKIAARLAVGYTLDEIPNDITQQTPASFEPALDYVVVKVPRFAFEKFPAADSTLTTTMKSVGEAMAIGRSFPEALQKALRSLEKKGSEFTWVGPVRDKATVLTEAARPTDGRVNLLVEAYRAGASISELHEATKIDPWFLDQVLLIHETACELRDAERLSPELLHRVKRTGFSDKQIADIRNLGESVVRELRHSLGVRPVYKTVDTCAAEFAARTPYHYSSYDEETEVEPRAKPAVIILGSGPNRIGQGIEFDYSCVHASFALRDAGYETIMVNCNPETVSTDYDTSDRLYFEPLTLEDVLEIVDAERAAGPLAGVIVQLGGQTPLGLAQALKDAGVPVVGTSPEAIHLAEDRGAFGRVLAEAGLPAPKHGTAFSFAEAKAIADEIGYPVLVRPSYVLGGRGMEIVYDETMLHGYIERATQISPEHPVLVDRFLDDAIEIDVDALFDGEELYLGGVMEHIEEAGIHSGDSACALPPITLGGHDIKRLRASTEAIARGVGVRGLINIQYALAGDILYVLEANPRASRTVPFVAKATAVPLAKAAARIGLGATVAELRAEGLLPREGDGGTLPPDSPISVKEAVMPWSRFRTPDGQGVDVILGPEMRSTGEVMGIDADFGKAFAKSQAGAYGSLPLKGKAFVSVANRDKRSMVFPVKALHDLGFEILATDGTADVLRRNGIPATTVRKHSQGTGPNGEPTIVQMIIDGGIDLIVNTPFGVGSRLDGYEIRTAAVQAGKPCITTVQGFAAAVHGIEALQRGEIGIGSLQEYADKINASRAAS